Below is a genomic region from Microbacterium sp. LWO12-1.2.
AGGCGATCCGCTCTTCCTCCCGAAGGGCTCTCGATGATCTTCGACGTGTGGTCGGTGAGTCTCATCTCCGCGCTGCGGACGGGGCGGCGACATGCAGGTCCGAGCTTCAAGAGGCAGTCGCGGACGGGTGTCGGACCATGGAGCGCGCCGGGATGAGGGTGCGCACCGCACTCGGGGAGATCGGTGATCTTCCTCTGCCGAGAATCGTCGACCTCACCCTCTCCCGGCTGGTGCGCGAGGCGACGACGAACGTGCTGAAGCACTCGTCGGGGACGGACATCGTCGTGCGACTGCGCACGACTCCGGGGTTGATCGCGTTCGAGATCAGCAACCCGGTCGACACGGTTCGTCGCGCCCCGCGCGTGCCCTCAGGCGGGTTCGGACTGGTGCGGATGCGCGAGCGGGTCTCGAGGATCGGCGGGACCCTCGTATCCGGATCCGCGGCCGGCATCTGGACGCTGTCCGTGAGCGTGCCCGTCGACTGTCGCGGGGAGTGAATCGACACAAGTCGCGTATCTCCGACGAAAGTACTTTCGTACCGCGTACTCGGCACTTCTGGATACCGGCTTTTCGCGCAAGATGATCGTGTGGTCGATCGGAGTGTGGGCTCCGCTCAGAGGGGACGAAGCATCATGGCGACAGAAGAGTTGGCCGATCGATGGCGCGGCCTGCGACGCTTCACGATCGTCGTCGCGGCGCTCGGAGTGGCGAGTGCGGTGGCGGCCTCCGTGCTGCACTTCGGCTCCCCCGATCCGAGTGCGATCCGCACGTTCGCCACCCTCGGCCTGATCGGAGCCGTCGCCGCGGGCGCAGCGGCCGTCATGAGCAGGACGACCGGGTGGAAGGCGATCTTCGCGATGCTCGCGGTGTCGTCCTTCATCGCGTCGTCATCCGTGTTCGGGATGACCTTCTCGTGAAGCTCGACAGAACGGGGCAGAAGTGCCGGAGGTTCGCGGCGGGGTCTGACGGGCCACATACGGTGGAGTGATGAGGCGTTCTGTGTGTTCGGGCAGCGTGCTCGCTGTATTGATCCTTGTGGGTTGCTCTTCGTCGCCTGACTTGATGCAATGCCAGACCGTGGCCGAGCTGGATTCGCAGCTGGAATCGTTCTTCGAGCAAAGGAACGCCGGTGAGGGCTCGGCGGAAGCCCTCAACGCGCACCTGGACGAGATCGCCGACGCCTACGCCGAGGTAGACGTCACTGGCGACCTCAAGTCCGCCGTTTCTGCTCTCAGCCACGACCTCAGGGCGCTCCATGACCATCGTGTCGACGATGCGCAGGGAGACATGCCTGTCGCCAGCGAGGAAGAAGAGCTCATTCACGCGGCCGCAGTCAGCCTCACCGAGGTGCAAACGGTTTGCACGCCGAGTCAGTTCCCGGGGTGAGGAAGCCACACGTTCTCGGTCGTGGGGCTGCGTAACCGATTCCGGCTGCACGCGAAGAGCACGTTCATCCCGCAGGCTATGGCGCGCCCTCGGCAGTGCAGCGAACCTGCTCGCTCTCATCCGATCTCCCGCCGCCGTGGACAATCCTCCGCGCTCGCGACATGTACAGGGTGTAGGTGTTGACGAGCGAAGGGCATGAGCCATGGACGAGAACGACCTGGAAACGCGACTGCGGGCCACGGCCCCCACGGTGACCGGCCCGCTGGGGCTGTCAGAGCATCGGCAACGCATCCTGACCGACATCCGTGCACGACGGCGCCGGGCGACGAGGCTGTGGACCGGTGCCGCCGTCGCCACGGTGGTGATGGTCGGCGCAGGATCCGTCGCCGTTGCGGGCAACGGCATGGAGACCCCGTGGGGCTGGACCGCTGACAACGTGTTCTCGATTCCCGGACCCGACGGCAAGACCTGCTTCGCCGGCATCCAGGTGAAGGCCGATGGCGTGCCGGATGACGCCGAGATCGTCCTGGCGGCTCGTGACATCGTCGCGTCGGTCGACATCGCCGACCTCGACACGTCGGCCCGTGAAGCGGAGCTCGCCGCTGACATCGGCAAGCCCTTCGACGACGGTTCGCCCGGCACGGTGTTCTACACGCCCGAAGAGATGAAGCAGTCGGCGGTCCACGAGGCGGTCGCCGAGATCCTGTGGGCGGAGCTCGACGCCAGAGGATTCACCAGCCCTGATGTGAACACCCCCGTGAGCCTGTACTCCGAGAACAGGGGATGCAACTGATGCCGAGCAGGGCGGAGCGGACGGATCTCTTCGACGAAAAGATCCGCGCCAACGAAGCCGATCTGCTGGCCTACTTCCAACGAAGAACACCCAACGGAGCGGACGCCGCGGATGCCTTCGGGGAACTGCTGCTGATCGCCTGGAAGCAGCGTGCGAAGATCCCCTCCGAGGGGGTAGCGGCACGCATGTGGCTGTTCGGCGCCGCACGGAACGTGCTCCAGAATCAGCGGCGCTCCGCCCAGCGCGCATCCGAGGCGGTGCAGCGTCTCGCCGACACGATGCGCGTGCTCGTGCCCGAGTTCTCGAGCGATGAAGACAGCGTGATGCTGCGCGCCGCGATCCAGGACCTGCCCCCGGAGGATGCCGAGCTGATGAAGCTCGTCTACTGGGATGGCTTCCGCTCGCACGAGGCGGCGGCGATCCTCGGGCTCAATCCCTCGACGGCACGCTCCCGGATCGCCAAGTCTCTGGGCGAGCTTCGACAGGTGCTGGCCGTTGACGTCGTCGGGCCGGCTCAGTGAGCACCGGCAGGAGACCCGTGCCACAGCGCGACATCGACCCCGCAGACCTCTTCCTTCCCCCGACCGAGCCCATCGACATCACCTGGATGCAGGCGGCACTCGCCGGAACGCTCCCCGAGGATGTTGACTTCCCGCGGTGACTCGATATGGTCGGTGGTTACGCCTGCTGGCCTCCAGCAGGGAAACCGACGCAGGTCTTGTGAGAGACCGGGGCCCGACTTCGCCCCGTGCATCATGCCTGCGTCGCTGCCTATCGAAGGATCTGCCATGACTTCACCCGCCGTGTGGATGCCGCCTGCCACCCTTGCCGCCCTCCAGGCCGAGCTCGCGACTCTGGAAGCCAAGGGGAGTGAGGAGACTCTCGCCGACAAGGCGCGAGCGGTCGAGCTGCGCGCGCTCGTGCGGAACGCGGATGTCGCTGTGAAGCCCAACGATGGTCTGGTGGAGCCGGGAATGCTCGTCACCGTCGGGTTCGCGGATGGCAGCACCGACACGTTCCTCCTCGGTGACCGCACCGTGCTGGCCGACGACCGCGCGCTCTCACCGCGCTCGCCGCTGGGCGCGGCCGTGAACGGCAGATATGTGGGCGACCACGTCACCTACACGGCGCCCAACGGGCCAGCGACGGTGTCTGTGGTTGCAGCGGAGCCCGCCGCCTGACGACGAGCACCCCTTACACCCGCTGACGATTAGAACGTGCCGAGATTCACGAGGTTGTTGGCGCTCTGACCATCCGCATGGGTGCGGAGGTAGGGACTTCCGCGACCCGGCCTGACCACCGCGACCCGCACGCGATCCGCACCTGAGCCCACGAAGGCCTCGCCGCCCTTGACCTCGACCCAGGCGACGAGCGACGGCTTGTCGATATCGCCGACCTTGCCGGATTCCGGGTTCACCCACCGGTACCGGATGATCTCGTCTGCCGTGCGGACTGTGCCGCCGAACCGAACATGCGTGATCTCGATCGCCATCCCTGCCACCTCGTCGCATCGCCGCGGATGTCGCGGACGATCTCCAGTCTTCGTGGGGGCGAGTCCTCGACGTGCGGGCGAGTTGCGGCCCTTTCGTCACTCCTGCGGAGTCCTTACCGATTCCCACAGGCAGGGTCGTCCAGCACGAGGTCCAAGTTTGTTAGGCTTACCTAAGTAGACACTCGCTCTGCGCATCCCCCGCCCCGAGAAAGGCTCCCGACGTGCCCGCACGCCTCCGACGCCCCGCGACCACCCTCCTCGCCCTCGCCGCCTCTGCCGCGCTCCTGCTCACCGGATGCGCCGCCGCACAGCCCGCCGATGCGGAGCCCACCACCGCGCCGTCCGGCGTCCGCGAGGTGGAGCACGCGCGCGGCACGACCGAGGTGCCCGAAGACGTGCAGCGTGTGGTGACGCTCGAGCCTCTCGAGCTCGACACCGCGGTCGCCGTGGGCATCACGCCGGTCGGTGCGGCCGTCGCGTCGAATGTCGCCGGTACCCCGGCCTACCTCGACGTCACCGGTGTCGAGGGCGTCGGCACGGTCCCCGAGCCCGACCTCGAAGCCATCGCCGCTCTCAAGCCCGACCTGATCCTCGGCACCGAGGCTCGTCACTCCGCGCTGTACGAGCAGCTGTCGGCGATCGCCCCCACGGTCTTCATCGAGACGCAGGCCGACCCGTGGCGCGACAATGCGCTGCTCATCGGCGAGGCGCTGAACCGCGAAGACGAGGTGGCCGACCTTCTCGACTCGGTCGACGAGCGGTGCACGAGCCTCAAGGACGAGTACGCGGTCGACGGCGAGACCGCTCAGCTGCTCCGCCCGCGCGACGAGACCACGCTGAGCCTCTACGGTCCGGTGTCGTTCGCAGGAAGCCTTCTCGAGTGCGTCGGGTACACGATCCCCGAACAGGACTGGGCAGACGGCCTGCAGGCCGACATCTCGCCGGAGAACATCCTCGACGCGCAGGCCGACCACGTGTTCGTCACGGCGGCCGACGTGGATGACGAATCGGCTGTTCCTGCCGCCATCACCCAGAACGCCGCGGCATTCCCGTCGGTGACCCTCGTCGACACCAGTTACTGGGTCTCCGGCGTCGGACCGAAGGGCGCCCACGCCGTGCTCGACGACATCGAGAAGTACCTCGAAGCGAACCGTTGACATCTCCCGCCCGAGCCGGCGCGGAGACTGTTCCGCGCCGGCGACGCGCGAGGCGAGCAGCGACCGGAGCCGTCGTGCTCCTCGTCGCTCTCGCGCTCGCCGTCGTGCTGTCGCTGATGATCGGCGCCAATCCGATCCCTCCGTCAGCGCTGTGGGATGCGCTGAACGGGCGCGGCGACGCGGAGACGAGCTTCGTGCTGTTCGAGCTGCGGATTCCGCGCACGGCGGTCGGCCTCGTCGCCGGTGCTGCTCTGGGCGTCGCGGGCGCGCTGATCCAGGCGTTCACACGCAATCCCCTCGCCGACCCCGGCATCCTCGGAGTCAACGCCGGGGCAGCGCTGGCCGTCGCGCTCGGTGTGGCCTTCTTCGGCCTGCGTGACGCGTCGGAGTTCATCTGGCTCGCCTTCCTCGGTGCCCTGGTGGTCACCGTGGCCGTCTACCTCGTCGGCTCCTCGGGTCGCGGTGCGGCGGATCCGCTCCGGCTCACGCTCGCCGGTGTCGCGCTCGGGGCCGTGCTGTCCGGCATCACCACGGGTCTCACCCTGAGCGACCCTGAGGCGTTCGATTCCATGCGCAGCTGGAATGCCGGGTCCCTGCTCGGCCGCGGCTTCGACGTGCTGCTGCCGATCCTGCCCTTCCTGCTGTTCGGGCTGGTGATCGCGCTCGGTCTGACCGCCGGCCTCAACGCCGTCGGTCTGGGCGACGACATCGCTCGCGCGCAGGGGGCGAACGTCCTCGGCATCCGGATCGGCGTGATCGTCGCCGTCACCCTGTTGGCGGGCGGCGCGACCGCCCTGGCCGGTCCGATCTCCTTCGTCGGACTCATGGTGCCGCACGTGATCCGCTGGACCTTCGGGGTCGACCAGCGCCTCATCATCCCGCTCTCCGCCGTTCTGGCCCCCGTCGTCGTCCTTCTCTCCGACGTGCTGGGGCGCGTCATCATCGCGCCCGCCGAGGTGCCGGTGGGGATCGTGACCGCTCTGGTCGGAGCGCCCGTTCTCATCGCCCTGGCCCGACGACGCAAGGCGAGCAGCCTGTGACCTCCACCCGTTTCCCCTCGCTCACGGTCAGCCCGCGGCGTGTGCTCCTGAGGCTCGGACCCGTGCAGCTGCCCCTTCGGGTGCGCAGCATCCTGGTCGCTGCCGCCTGTGTCGCCGCGACGCTGATCCTCCTGATCCTGTCTCTCGGTCTCGGCTCCTTCCCGCTCTCTCCCGGCGAGGTCGTCAGCGTGCTCTTCGGGGGCGGCGAGGGCATCGAGCGCACGGTCGTGATCGATTGGCGGCTGCCCAGAGCGCTCGCGGCTGTCACGCTGGGCGCGCTCCTCGCGATCGCGGGAGCGTTGTTCCAGACGGTCACCCGCAACCCGCTCGCCAGTCCCGACATCCTCGGGCTCTCGAACGGCGCGTTCACCGGGATGCTCCTCGCGCTCGTGTTCTTCTCGGCCGGAGTCTCCGCCCGCACGGTCGGCGCGCTGGCCGGCGGTCTCGCGACCGCCGCCGTGATCTGGTTCCTCGCAGCGCGCGGAGGCATCCAGGGGTTCCGCCTCATCATCGTCGGGATCGGCGTCTCGGCGATCCTGGCCTCGCTCAACACCTGGATGCTGTTGCAGATCGAACTCGAGACGGCGATGTTCGCGTCGGCGTGGGGTGCAGGCTCGCTGAACGGTGTGACAGCCGAAGGACTGGGAGTCGCGTTGCTGTGCGCGGCGCCGTTCGTGGTCGCCGCCGGTCTGCTCGGTCCGCGGCTGCGTCAGCTCGACCTCGGTGACGACGTCGCGGCGGCCACGGGCTCCCGGCCGGCCGTGGTGCGCACGATCGCGCTTCTTATCGGCGTGGTGCTGGTGGCGGCCGCGACGACCGTCGCCGGACCCGTCGCATTCGTGGCGCTCGCGGCACCGCAGATCGCCCGCCTGCTCGCGCGCACGCCCTCGCTGTCTGTATCTCTCTCCGCGCTGGTCGGAGGGATGCTGCTGCTGGCCTCCGATCTGGTCGCCCAGCACCTGCTGCCTGTCACGCTCCCCGTCGGCGTCGTCACCGTATCGGTGGGTGGCGCCTACCTCGTCCTCATGATCATCCTGGAGATCCGTCGCCGTGCCTGACCACGATTCCGCCGCCGCATCCGCCCGCCTGAGAGCCGAGGGGATCAGCCTGTCGTACGACCGCACCGAGATCGTGCACGAGCTGACCACCGACATCCCTCCCGGCTCGTTCACGGTGATCATCGGCGCCAACGCCTGCGGCAAGTCCACCCTGCTGCGCGGATTCTCCCGCCTGCTCTCGCCCTCGCGCGGCGAGGTGGTGCTCGATGGCAGGTCGATTGCGACCTACCCCGCGAAGGAGGTCGCTCGCCGACTCGGCCTGCTCCCGCAGAGTGCCGTCGCGCCGGACGGGATCACTGTGACCGACCTCGTCGCCCGCGGCCGCTATCCGCATCAGAGCCTGCTGCGGCAATGGTCCGATGATGACGAGGCCGCCGTGCGTGAGGCGCTGGAGGCGACAGGGACCGGCGATCTGGCCGGCCGCACCGTCGACGAGCTGTCAGGGGGCCAACGCCAGCGGGTCTGGGTGGCGATGGTGCTCGCCCAGCAGACGGATCTGCTGCTGCTCGACGAACCCACGACGTATCTCGACGTTGCGCACCAGGTGGAGCTCATGGAGCTCTTCGCGGAGCTGAACGCCCGCGGCAGGACGATCGTCGCCGTGCTCCACGATCTGAACCACGCCGCGCGCTACGCCTCGCACGTCATCGCGATGCGCCAGGGCCGTATCGTCGCGGAGGGCACTCCGGAGCAGGTGATCACGAGCGAACGCGTGCTGGAGGTCTTCGGGCTGGCGAACGTCGTGATCGCCGACCCGGTGACCGGCGGTCCGCTGGTCGTGCCCTTGCGTGGCACCCCGAAGAAGGAGGACGCATCATGAGCGCCGAACGCCCCTGGGCCTATAGCGCCTTCCCGGTGCGCGTCGTCTCGCGGCGGGTGCTGAGTCCCGGCTTCGTGCGGCTGACGTTCGCCGGTGACGCCCTCGAGAACTTCGCCACCTGGGGGACCGACCAGCGGATCAAGCTCGTCCTGCCGCTGCCCGACGGATCGCTCGCCGACTTCGGTCTGCTCGAGGAACCGACACCCCATCCCTCGGACTGGTACACCCGTTGGAAGGCGCTGCCGGAGGGCGAGCGCAACATCCTGCGCACCTACACACCGGCAGCGATCCGTCCGAAGGAGCATGAGCTCGACGTGGACTTCTACCTGCACGAGCCTGCGGGGCCGGCATCCGCGTGGGCGACATCAGCGGCACCCGGCGATGAGGTCGTGATCACCGGTCCCGACCGGCGGATGGGGTGGACGGGGTACGGGCTGCACTGGGCGCCGCAGGACGCGCGCAGGTTCCTGCTGGTCGCCGATGAGACCGCCTTCCCCGCCGTGAGGTCGATCCTGCAGACGCTGGACGCGGCGGACAGGGTAGACGTGATCCTGGAATGCCACGACGCCGTGAACGACATCGTGTCGGCGGATGCGCCGGCACACGCGCGCATCCGGATCGTCCCGCGCGGTACCGGCGACGTCTCCGGTGCCGAAAGCGCCGTGTCCGAGTGGAGCGCCGAACACGGGGCGGCGGTGCGCGACGATCCCACGTTCTACGCCTGGATCGCGGGTGAATCGGGCACCACCGCGCGTGTCCGTCGTCGCCTCACGTCGGACGTCGGCATCCCGAAGGAGCGAGTGTCCTTCCTCGGCTACTGGAAGATCGGCGGCCCGCTCGTCGGCTGATCTCGTCGAGGATCGAGCTCAGCGGCCGGCATCCCACATCGTGTACGAGATCACGCCCACGGGGAGCGTGTCGAGCGGCTTGATCAGCTCGCTCTCGGTGCCGACGATGCGGCCCGTCTCGACGGAGACGAAGGCGGTCTCGACCCGTTCGGGGATGGTCGACGCGACCCGGAGGCCGATGACGTCGCGCCCGAGGCGGTCGGTCGTCTCGCCGAGCACCTGCACGTCGCCGGCGTCGACCAGCATGTTCAGCAAGGTCGCATGCTGGTCGTCGCTCAAGGTCCAGTACTGCATCAGCCCGGTGATGGCGGCGAGCAGCTCACCGGATGACGATTCCGGGGTGGCACCGAACACGGACAGCGCGGGCTCGAGATCCGCTGGCGAACTTCCGGAGAGAGTCGCCGCCTCTGCAGGGAGTGTGAAGTCCTCCGGGGGGATGACGACCTCGTCGATCAGATCGCCGGGCTGGTACTCGCTCGGTTCGACGTCGGCGGGGCGCTCGGCATCCGACCAGTACGGGTCACCGGCGACGATGGTGCTCGTCGCGGTCTCGCCGGGCGCCCACACGAAGGTGATGTCCTGAGGAACGACCTCGACGTGGCCCTGCGCGACGTCCACGCTCCAGCCCCAGCTGACGGAGTGGACTCGTGACTCCTGCTCCACGTCGGGGGGAGCGAGCAGCGCCTGCTCGGCAGCCTCCACGACTTCGGCGAGCGAACCAGAGGACCGGTACTCGAGCGGAGGCGGGGTGAGCGCTACCGCCTGGCCGGTGGGAGAGAGGACATTCACGGCGATCACTGCTGCCGCCGCGACGGTCGCGACAGCGGTCGTGAGCCCGGCCCAGAAGAGCGCCTTCCGCGGGCGCCGCGAAAGTGTCTGATGCGATCCGCGGATGATGCCCTCGCGGATCGCGATGTGCGCGGCGGAGAGCCCATCGTCCTGTTTCGGGGCAGGGTGGGCGGCGCGGAAAAGCCGGTCGAGCTCGTCATCGGAGACGTTCATGATCCTTGGCCACCGCCCTCCAGCTGCGCGCGGAGCTTCGCGCGCGCTCGGGTGAGCGTCGTCCATACGGCGCTCTGGCTGGTTCGGAGCACTTCGGCGACCTCGCCGGCGCTCAGATCATCCCAATAGGTGAGCACCACGATCTGTCGTTCGCGGGCGCTGAGCGCGGTGAGCGCCGTACGCAGCGCGAGCACCTCCAGGGGAT
It encodes:
- a CDS encoding RNA polymerase sigma factor, with amino-acid sequence MQLMPSRAERTDLFDEKIRANEADLLAYFQRRTPNGADAADAFGELLLIAWKQRAKIPSEGVAARMWLFGAARNVLQNQRRSAQRASEAVQRLADTMRVLVPEFSSDEDSVMLRAAIQDLPPEDAELMKLVYWDGFRSHEAAAILGLNPSTARSRIAKSLGELRQVLAVDVVGPAQ
- a CDS encoding GreA/GreB family elongation factor, encoding MTSPAVWMPPATLAALQAELATLEAKGSEETLADKARAVELRALVRNADVAVKPNDGLVEPGMLVTVGFADGSTDTFLLGDRTVLADDRALSPRSPLGAAVNGRYVGDHVTYTAPNGPATVSVVAAEPAA
- a CDS encoding DUF3892 domain-containing protein, translating into MAIEITHVRFGGTVRTADEIIRYRWVNPESGKVGDIDKPSLVAWVEVKGGEAFVGSGADRVRVAVVRPGRGSPYLRTHADGQSANNLVNLGTF
- a CDS encoding ABC transporter substrate-binding protein, which encodes MPARLRRPATTLLALAASAALLLTGCAAAQPADAEPTTAPSGVREVEHARGTTEVPEDVQRVVTLEPLELDTAVAVGITPVGAAVASNVAGTPAYLDVTGVEGVGTVPEPDLEAIAALKPDLILGTEARHSALYEQLSAIAPTVFIETQADPWRDNALLIGEALNREDEVADLLDSVDERCTSLKDEYAVDGETAQLLRPRDETTLSLYGPVSFAGSLLECVGYTIPEQDWADGLQADISPENILDAQADHVFVTAADVDDESAVPAAITQNAAAFPSVTLVDTSYWVSGVGPKGAHAVLDDIEKYLEANR
- a CDS encoding iron chelate uptake ABC transporter family permease subunit, whose amino-acid sequence is MLLVALALAVVLSLMIGANPIPPSALWDALNGRGDAETSFVLFELRIPRTAVGLVAGAALGVAGALIQAFTRNPLADPGILGVNAGAALAVALGVAFFGLRDASEFIWLAFLGALVVTVAVYLVGSSGRGAADPLRLTLAGVALGAVLSGITTGLTLSDPEAFDSMRSWNAGSLLGRGFDVLLPILPFLLFGLVIALGLTAGLNAVGLGDDIARAQGANVLGIRIGVIVAVTLLAGGATALAGPISFVGLMVPHVIRWTFGVDQRLIIPLSAVLAPVVVLLSDVLGRVIIAPAEVPVGIVTALVGAPVLIALARRRKASSL
- a CDS encoding FecCD family ABC transporter permease, producing MTSTRFPSLTVSPRRVLLRLGPVQLPLRVRSILVAAACVAATLILLILSLGLGSFPLSPGEVVSVLFGGGEGIERTVVIDWRLPRALAAVTLGALLAIAGALFQTVTRNPLASPDILGLSNGAFTGMLLALVFFSAGVSARTVGALAGGLATAAVIWFLAARGGIQGFRLIIVGIGVSAILASLNTWMLLQIELETAMFASAWGAGSLNGVTAEGLGVALLCAAPFVVAAGLLGPRLRQLDLGDDVAAATGSRPAVVRTIALLIGVVLVAAATTVAGPVAFVALAAPQIARLLARTPSLSVSLSALVGGMLLLASDLVAQHLLPVTLPVGVVTVSVGGAYLVLMIILEIRRRA
- a CDS encoding ABC transporter ATP-binding protein, coding for MPDHDSAAASARLRAEGISLSYDRTEIVHELTTDIPPGSFTVIIGANACGKSTLLRGFSRLLSPSRGEVVLDGRSIATYPAKEVARRLGLLPQSAVAPDGITVTDLVARGRYPHQSLLRQWSDDDEAAVREALEATGTGDLAGRTVDELSGGQRQRVWVAMVLAQQTDLLLLDEPTTYLDVAHQVELMELFAELNARGRTIVAVLHDLNHAARYASHVIAMRQGRIVAEGTPEQVITSERVLEVFGLANVVIADPVTGGPLVVPLRGTPKKEDAS
- a CDS encoding siderophore-interacting protein, translated to MSAERPWAYSAFPVRVVSRRVLSPGFVRLTFAGDALENFATWGTDQRIKLVLPLPDGSLADFGLLEEPTPHPSDWYTRWKALPEGERNILRTYTPAAIRPKEHELDVDFYLHEPAGPASAWATSAAPGDEVVITGPDRRMGWTGYGLHWAPQDARRFLLVADETAFPAVRSILQTLDAADRVDVILECHDAVNDIVSADAPAHARIRIVPRGTGDVSGAESAVSEWSAEHGAAVRDDPTFYAWIAGESGTTARVRRRLTSDVGIPKERVSFLGYWKIGGPLVG